The Macadamia integrifolia cultivar HAES 741 chromosome 4, SCU_Mint_v3, whole genome shotgun sequence genome contains the following window.
AACTTTctgaggagaaagaaaaggaagacaaGGTTGGCTTTCTTCCACATACTTATCTGCATTCACACACCaccacaaaacagaaaaaccgtGAGCAATCGAAATTCACAAACGTGCCGCATTGACCTAATTGAAAATTTATGATAATGATCGACAAAATAGGAAGCAAGCTTGAAATTTTAGACTTGTTCTACTACCTTTGATCGGATAATGTCGGGTATACAGAGGCGAAATAACTGCATGGGCCCAGAATGCCACCGGTGTTGCTGTTTCCGGTAAGCCTCGTAAGATTCTGGTAGTTCACATTGGCACTGTACAAGGAAGAAACCAAAAGCTGTTAATGGGAGAACCAGAGACGAGAAAATTAGGTTTGGAATTGAGCTCATTATCATATTAAACATTAGGCAGCTCACCTCAACGTCATTGAGGTAGATGAATTTCCAGCCATGGAGATGAGCCCGGACTGCAATGTCCATGTCCTCAACGGTGGTCCTTTCCATCCACCCACCTGCGTCTTCCAGAGCCTTTATCCTCCACACACCAGCGGTTCCATTGAAGCCGAAGAAATTGAGGAAAACCCCATTAACTTGCTGCTCCACCTCGAAGTGGAAAGTCAAGTTTATGTTCTGCAGCCTCGTAAGGAGGTTCTCATCCTTGTTCACGAACGACCACCTGGCCTGAACCAGTGCCAGTTCCTCGTTACCCTGCATGCGAAACCCGTGACAGGTTTTAATCAGTACAACTAAAATTAATGGGATAAGAACAAGACAACCAGAAAAGCAGCAATTTTCTACTCTTTGTTTTCGGTGATAAACACATTTAAGTTTACTTAGAGAAAATGTGTACCCTGAAATGAGGAACCGTCCTCTTGAGGAAGTCTGGGGTGGGCTGGAAATCAGCATCAAATATGGTAACGAACTCGTAGTCCTTGACATAGCTGCAATTCATGGCGGACTTGAGATTGCCCGCTTTGTACCCATCTCTGATGACCCGATGCCTGTAGAGGATGGGGGCACCCTCCTGCTGCCATTTTTGAACCTCCTCCTTGATCAACAATTGGGTTGTGGGATCATCAGAATCGTCCAGCACTTGGATTAGCAGATTCGACCTTGGCCAATCTAAGTTGCACACGGCACCAATTGACTGTTGGTAAACCTGATATACAAACAGCTGATAAATCAGACCAAAATTCTATCTTGAACAAAAAGAACAGGAAGCAAAAAATCAATCAATCGATAAATGGGGGAGAGGAGCCTAGAAAATTACCTCCTTCTCGTTGCACATGGGAATCTGAACAAGAACCATGGGGAAGTAACCCTCTACATTACCCTCATTGGATTCAATGTCACTGACCATCTGTTTGGGGACGGGTTTGATCTTCTTCAATCGGATCCAGAAGAAGCCCAAGCACAGGATTAAACGGTCAACACTCTGAATAAGGAAGAGGGCAATACAGACATTGGTGAGGGATTGGAGAGGGGGAGCGAGGTAGTCCACCCTGACCATGACCCATGTAGAATAGAGCCAATCGAAAATCCCACGGACCCCGAACGGCGTTGACAGTAGGCGTTGCAGCTGCAAGTCGGGAGCCCCAAAATGCCAACCCTTGAAGTAAGCCGCAATCTCAAACCCCAACAATAATAAGGACAACCACAAGAAGGCCTTGATAAAAGCATAGATTCGCCTCTTCACTCTAGGATTCTCGTTCTCGATCTCGCTCCCAATATCAGAATCCGTCCTTCCTGAAGCCAGCCGACGCCTTACAGCGGCAGCGATACCGAAC
Protein-coding sequences here:
- the LOC122077468 gene encoding probable xyloglucan glycosyltransferase 12; translation: MAPSFGFWAKKNHRGTPVIVKMENPNWSMVELEGPLEGDFLLGRGGGDKVRGKNAKQLTLVLLLRAHRAAGCLTSIASAMFGIAAAVRRRLASGRTDSDIGSEIENENPRVKRRIYAFIKAFLWLSLLLLGFEIAAYFKGWHFGAPDLQLQRLLSTPFGVRGIFDWLYSTWVMVRVDYLAPPLQSLTNVCIALFLIQSVDRLILCLGFFWIRLKKIKPVPKQMVSDIESNEGNVEGYFPMVLVQIPMCNEKEVYQQSIGAVCNLDWPRSNLLIQVLDDSDDPTTQLLIKEEVQKWQQEGAPILYRHRVIRDGYKAGNLKSAMNCSYVKDYEFVTIFDADFQPTPDFLKRTVPHFRGNEELALVQARWSFVNKDENLLTRLQNINLTFHFEVEQQVNGVFLNFFGFNGTAGVWRIKALEDAGGWMERTTVEDMDIAVRAHLHGWKFIYLNDVECQCELPESYEAYRKQQHRWHSGPMQLFRLCIPDIIRSKISMWKKANLVFLFFLLRKLILPFYSFTLFCIILPMTMFVPEAQLPAWVVCYIPATMSFLNIMPAPKSFPFIVPYLLFENTMSVTKFNAMVSGLFQLGSAYEWVVTKKSGRSSEGDLVSLVEKEPKKQHQRGASVPNLDALGKEEVSRQKQEQQGKKNDEKKKKKKHNRIYTKELALAFLLLTASARSLLSAQGIHFYFLLFQGVSFLLVGLDLIGEQVQ